A portion of the Periophthalmus magnuspinnatus isolate fPerMag1 chromosome 2, fPerMag1.2.pri, whole genome shotgun sequence genome contains these proteins:
- the LOC117382425 gene encoding zinc finger protein 513-like isoform X1, translating to MPRRKQSNPQPVKLGVQLPDAPLVVDPNCLVLDSDFLLSGDLEFGDSDIMGLDKDSVTVFSLSVEEDSSVPADASLSFFSCKRCGKLLPDSLLATGIHLGVGLDLSSDLYCLSCEEDLQSPLSTPKQVKTGRKKKQNGKNNSPSKLYSCSLCSFTSRYSNHLKRHTRIHEGQKPFRCGVCSYASTQLVNLQRHLRSHTGEKPYWCETCNYACSSHSNLRRHQRTHATEQKRKNTTAGKRAKKRKSEEEEEVVSTLTLSQSGFLSLGSLESSSPLPALLFPVLCRICGKTLEEEEDIQNERGDMDTEGQVCRRCSSESSPSSTSRPRRKTSKNKLYRCSLCPFFSHYPYHLTRHLLTHNSTKSHRCPHCSYASSHQDNLRRHLRVHTGEKPFACSTCSYACGNLANLKRHERVHTGAKPFHCFVCGYSCNQSMNLKRHMLRHTGYKPYECEECSYTTGHWDNYKRHQRKHGHNTENWDKTKYKTKSETLNIGNENVDSIENSSLDME from the exons TGGGTGTGCAGCTGCCTGACGCTCCGTTGGTGGTGGACCCCAACTGTCTGGTGCTGGACAGTGACTTCCTGTTGAGTGGAGACCTGGAGTTTGGAGATTCTGACATCATGGGCCTTGACAAAGACTCAG tGACAGTGTTTTCTCTGAGTGTGGAGGAGGACTCTTCTGTGCCTGCCGacgcctccctctccttcttctcttgtAAACGCTGCGGAAAACTGCTTCCCGACTCCCTGCTCGCCACTGGGATCCATCTAG GAGTCGGTTTGGATCTATCTTCAGACCTGTACTGCCTCAGCTGTGAAGAGGACCTTCAGTCTCCTCTGTCTACTCCAAAACAGGTCAAAACTGGcaggaaaaaaaagcaaaatggcaaaaacaaTTCACCATCGAAACTGTACTCCTGCTCACTGTGTTCGTTCACGTCACGATACTCAAACCATCTCAAACGCCACACACGAATCCACGAGGGACAAAAGCCGTTCCGCTGTGGTGTTTGCTCATACGCGTCGACTCAGTTAGTGAATTTACAGCGGCACCTCCGATCTCACACAGGAGAAAAACCGTACTGGTGCGAGACATGCAACTATGCCTGTAGTTCACACAGCAACCTGAGGAGGCACCAGAGGACACACGCCACCGAGCAGAAGAGAAAAAACACGACAGCGGGGAAACGagcgaagaagaggaagagcgaggaagaggaggaag TAGTTTCTACCCTCACTCTATCCCAATCAGGGTTCCTGTCTCTGGGTTCTCTTGAATCGTCCTCCCCTCTCCCAGCTCTACTCTTCCCAGTGCTCTGCAGAATCTGTGGAAAaactctggaggaggaggaggatatccagaacgagagaggagacatggaCACTGAGGGACAG GTTTGTCGCCGCTGCTCCTCTGAGTCCTCCCCCTCCTCAACATCTCGTCCACGCCGAAAAACCTCCAAAAACAAACTTTACCGCTGTTCATTGTGTCCTTTCTTTTCTCACTATCCTTACCACTTAACCCGACACCTTTTAACCCACAACTCCACTAAGTCTCACCGCTGCCCCCACTGTTCATATGCATCATCGCATCAGGACAATCTTAGGCGCCATCTTAGGGTCCACACGGGAGAGAAACCATTTGCTTGCTCGACTTGTAGCTACGCGTGTGGGAATTTGGCAAATTTAAAACGTCATGAGAGAGTTCACACGGGAGCGAAACCGTTCCACTGCTTTGTTTGTGGATACAGCTGCAATCAAAGCATGAATTTAAAGCGCCACATGCTACGACATACCGGATATAAGCCTTACGAATGCGAAGAATGCAGCTACACCACCGGACACTGGGATAACTACAAGAGGCATCAACGAAAACACGGACACAATACGGAAAACTGGGATAAGACAAAGTATAAAACAAAATCCGAAACACTAAATATTGGAAATGAAAATGTGGATTCTATAGAAAACTCGTCACTCGATATGGAATGA
- the LOC117382425 gene encoding zinc finger protein 513-like isoform X2 translates to MPRRKQSNPQPVKLGVQLPDAPLVVDPNCLVLDSDFLLSGDLEFGDSDIMGLDKDSVTVFSLSVEEDSSVPADASLSFFSCKRCGKLLPDSLLATGIHLGVGLDLSSDLYCLSCEEDLQSPLSTPKQVKTGRKKKQNGKNNSPSKLYSCSLCSFTSRYSNHLKRHTRIHEGQKPFRCGVCSYASTQLVNLQRHLRSHTGEKPYWCETCNYACSSHSNLRRHQRTHATEQKRKNTTAGKRAKKRKSEEEEEVSTLTLSQSGFLSLGSLESSSPLPALLFPVLCRICGKTLEEEEDIQNERGDMDTEGQVCRRCSSESSPSSTSRPRRKTSKNKLYRCSLCPFFSHYPYHLTRHLLTHNSTKSHRCPHCSYASSHQDNLRRHLRVHTGEKPFACSTCSYACGNLANLKRHERVHTGAKPFHCFVCGYSCNQSMNLKRHMLRHTGYKPYECEECSYTTGHWDNYKRHQRKHGHNTENWDKTKYKTKSETLNIGNENVDSIENSSLDME, encoded by the exons TGGGTGTGCAGCTGCCTGACGCTCCGTTGGTGGTGGACCCCAACTGTCTGGTGCTGGACAGTGACTTCCTGTTGAGTGGAGACCTGGAGTTTGGAGATTCTGACATCATGGGCCTTGACAAAGACTCAG tGACAGTGTTTTCTCTGAGTGTGGAGGAGGACTCTTCTGTGCCTGCCGacgcctccctctccttcttctcttgtAAACGCTGCGGAAAACTGCTTCCCGACTCCCTGCTCGCCACTGGGATCCATCTAG GAGTCGGTTTGGATCTATCTTCAGACCTGTACTGCCTCAGCTGTGAAGAGGACCTTCAGTCTCCTCTGTCTACTCCAAAACAGGTCAAAACTGGcaggaaaaaaaagcaaaatggcaaaaacaaTTCACCATCGAAACTGTACTCCTGCTCACTGTGTTCGTTCACGTCACGATACTCAAACCATCTCAAACGCCACACACGAATCCACGAGGGACAAAAGCCGTTCCGCTGTGGTGTTTGCTCATACGCGTCGACTCAGTTAGTGAATTTACAGCGGCACCTCCGATCTCACACAGGAGAAAAACCGTACTGGTGCGAGACATGCAACTATGCCTGTAGTTCACACAGCAACCTGAGGAGGCACCAGAGGACACACGCCACCGAGCAGAAGAGAAAAAACACGACAGCGGGGAAACGagcgaagaagaggaagagcgaggaagaggaggaag TTTCTACCCTCACTCTATCCCAATCAGGGTTCCTGTCTCTGGGTTCTCTTGAATCGTCCTCCCCTCTCCCAGCTCTACTCTTCCCAGTGCTCTGCAGAATCTGTGGAAAaactctggaggaggaggaggatatccagaacgagagaggagacatggaCACTGAGGGACAG GTTTGTCGCCGCTGCTCCTCTGAGTCCTCCCCCTCCTCAACATCTCGTCCACGCCGAAAAACCTCCAAAAACAAACTTTACCGCTGTTCATTGTGTCCTTTCTTTTCTCACTATCCTTACCACTTAACCCGACACCTTTTAACCCACAACTCCACTAAGTCTCACCGCTGCCCCCACTGTTCATATGCATCATCGCATCAGGACAATCTTAGGCGCCATCTTAGGGTCCACACGGGAGAGAAACCATTTGCTTGCTCGACTTGTAGCTACGCGTGTGGGAATTTGGCAAATTTAAAACGTCATGAGAGAGTTCACACGGGAGCGAAACCGTTCCACTGCTTTGTTTGTGGATACAGCTGCAATCAAAGCATGAATTTAAAGCGCCACATGCTACGACATACCGGATATAAGCCTTACGAATGCGAAGAATGCAGCTACACCACCGGACACTGGGATAACTACAAGAGGCATCAACGAAAACACGGACACAATACGGAAAACTGGGATAAGACAAAGTATAAAACAAAATCCGAAACACTAAATATTGGAAATGAAAATGTGGATTCTATAGAAAACTCGTCACTCGATATGGAATGA